In the genome of Bradyrhizobium sp. CIAT3101, one region contains:
- the dnaN gene encoding DNA polymerase III subunit beta, whose product MKVTVERAQLLKSLGHVHRVVERRNTIPILGNVLVRAENAKLSLKATDLDLEVTETLPAETATAGSTTVPAHMFYDIVRKLPDGSQIVLEADGDRAVLAIRAGRSRFTLQTLPENDFPDLAAGDLSHSFSLAAKDVKRLIDRTQFAISTEETRYYLNGIYLHAAGTAKAATLRGVATDGHRLAQLDLVQPKGAEGMPGVIVPRKTVGEVQRLIEDNEAEVTIELSQAKIRFTLGNVVLTSKLIDGTFPDYGRVIPQGNDKELVVDKKDFENAVDRVSTISSERGRAVKLSLSPGKLVLSVTNPDSGSATEEIEVEYASDALDIGFNSRYLLDIAAQIEGDVATLKLADPGSPTLVQDKDDKSALYVLMPMRV is encoded by the coding sequence ATGAAGGTTACGGTCGAACGCGCGCAACTCCTGAAGTCGCTGGGCCATGTCCACCGCGTGGTCGAGCGCCGCAACACGATTCCGATCCTGGGCAACGTGCTGGTGCGCGCCGAGAACGCGAAATTGTCGCTCAAGGCGACCGACCTCGACCTCGAGGTGACCGAGACGCTGCCGGCGGAAACCGCCACGGCCGGCTCCACCACCGTGCCGGCGCACATGTTCTACGACATCGTGCGCAAGCTGCCGGACGGATCGCAGATCGTGCTGGAAGCCGACGGCGACCGCGCCGTGCTGGCGATCCGCGCCGGCCGTTCGCGCTTCACGCTGCAGACCCTGCCCGAGAACGATTTCCCGGATCTCGCCGCCGGCGATTTGTCGCATTCGTTCTCGCTCGCCGCCAAGGACGTCAAGCGGCTGATCGACCGCACCCAGTTCGCGATCTCGACCGAAGAGACCCGCTACTACCTCAACGGCATCTATCTGCATGCGGCCGGGACGGCGAAGGCCGCGACGCTGCGCGGCGTCGCCACCGACGGCCACCGCCTCGCCCAGCTCGACCTGGTCCAGCCCAAGGGCGCCGAGGGCATGCCCGGCGTGATCGTGCCGCGCAAGACCGTCGGCGAGGTGCAGCGCCTGATCGAGGACAACGAGGCCGAGGTCACGATCGAGCTGTCGCAGGCCAAGATCCGCTTCACCCTCGGCAATGTGGTGCTCACCTCGAAACTGATCGACGGCACCTTCCCCGATTACGGCCGCGTCATTCCGCAAGGCAACGACAAGGAGCTCGTCGTCGACAAGAAGGATTTTGAGAACGCGGTCGACCGCGTCTCGACGATTTCGAGCGAACGCGGCCGCGCGGTAAAACTGTCGCTGTCGCCGGGCAAGCTGGTGCTGTCGGTGACCAATCCGGATTCCGGCAGCGCCACCGAAGAGATCGAGGTCGAGTACGCCTCCGACGCGCTCGATATCGGCTTCAACTCCCGCTACCTGCTCGACATCGCCGCCCAGATCGAAGGCGACGTCGCGACGTTGAAGCTCGCCGACCCCGGCTCGCCGACCCTGGTGCAGGACAAGGACGACAAGAGCGCGCTCTACGTGCTGATGCCGATGCGGGTGTGA
- the recF gene encoding DNA replication/repair protein RecF, translating into MTPSRIHRLTLTHFRNYRAAGLETAADMVALVGPNGAGKTNCIEAISFLSPGRGLRRATLEDVADNQGDGSWAVSAQVEGALGLATLGTGIEPPRADATVNRRCRIDREPVTSAAAFGDHIRMVWLTPAMDGLFMGAASERRRFFDRLVLAIDSEHSSRINALERSLRSRNRLLETRNYDDHWCDAIERETAELAVAVAATRGQTAARLTGMLNTRAQQSAFPSAQIALDGWMENALLTETATSVEDRYRQILRDNRPRDAIAGRTTDGPHLTDLQVVYAPKSMPARDASTGEQKALLIGLVLAHATLVAEMTGIVPLLLLDEVVAHLDPNRRAALFDELRKLGAQVWLTGADPAAFAEIGAGGEVFDVESGRVSARR; encoded by the coding sequence ATGACCCCCTCCCGCATTCACCGCCTGACGCTGACGCATTTTCGGAACTATCGGGCGGCGGGGCTCGAGACGGCGGCTGACATGGTGGCGCTGGTCGGGCCGAACGGGGCGGGCAAGACCAATTGCATCGAGGCGATCTCGTTCCTGTCGCCCGGACGCGGCTTGCGGCGCGCCACGCTGGAGGACGTCGCCGACAACCAGGGCGACGGCTCCTGGGCCGTGTCCGCGCAGGTCGAGGGCGCTTTGGGCTTGGCCACGCTCGGCACCGGCATCGAGCCGCCGCGCGCGGACGCCACCGTCAACCGCCGCTGCCGCATCGACCGCGAGCCGGTGACTTCCGCGGCCGCCTTCGGCGATCACATCCGCATGGTGTGGCTGACGCCGGCGATGGACGGGCTGTTCATGGGCGCGGCTTCCGAGCGGCGGCGCTTCTTCGATCGCCTGGTGCTCGCGATCGACAGCGAGCATTCCAGCCGCATCAACGCGCTCGAACGTTCGCTGCGCTCGCGCAACCGCCTGCTCGAGACGCGCAATTACGACGACCATTGGTGCGACGCGATCGAGCGCGAGACCGCCGAGCTCGCGGTCGCCGTCGCCGCCACGCGCGGCCAGACCGCGGCGCGCCTCACCGGCATGCTCAACACACGCGCGCAGCAGTCCGCATTTCCCTCGGCGCAGATCGCGCTCGACGGCTGGATGGAGAACGCGCTGCTGACCGAGACCGCGACCTCGGTCGAGGATCGCTACCGCCAGATCCTGCGTGACAACCGCCCGCGCGATGCCATTGCCGGCCGCACCACTGACGGGCCTCATCTCACCGATCTGCAGGTGGTCTATGCGCCGAAGAGCATGCCCGCGCGCGATGCCTCGACCGGCGAGCAGAAGGCGCTCCTGATCGGTCTCGTGCTGGCGCATGCGACGCTGGTCGCCGAGATGACCGGCATCGTGCCGCTGCTGCTGCTCGACGAGGTGGTCGCGCATCTCGATCCGAACAGGCGCGCTGCGCTGTTCGACGAGCTGCGCAAGCTCGGCGCGCAGGTGTGGCTGACCGGCGCGGACCCGGCCGCGTTTGCCGAGATCGGCGCGGGCGGCGAAGTCTTTGACGTCGAGAGCGGACGCGTTTCCGCCCGGCGATAG
- the gyrB gene encoding DNA topoisomerase (ATP-hydrolyzing) subunit B, which yields MTEPARQTPAENEPSNPSDYGAESIRVLKGLDAVRKRPGMYIGDTDDGSGLHHMVYEVVDNAIDEALAGHASRVDVVLNADNSVTVRDDGRGIPVDIHKGEGISAAEVIMTQLHAGGKFDQNSYKVSGGLHGVGVSVVNALSSKLGLRIWRDDKEHYIEFAHGDAVAPLKVVGDAPGRRGTEVTFMASTETFKNVEYDFATLEHRLRELAFLNSGVNIALSDMRHAVEKREEMHYSGGVEEFVKYLDRNKKALVPTPIMVRAEANGIGVEAALWWNDSYHENVLCFTNNIPQRDGGTHLAGFRGALTRQVNGYAEANAKKEKIALTGDDCREGLTAVLSVKVPDPKFSSQTKDKLVSSEVRPVVENVLNEALQAWFEEHPSEAKMIVGKVIQAAAAREAARKARELTRKSPLSVSSLPGKLADCQEKDPAKSELFIVEGDSAGGSAKQGRNREFQAVLPLRGKILNVERVRPDKMLGSEQIGTLITALGTSIGDEFSVEKLRYHKIIVMTDADVDGAHIRTLLLTFFYRQMRDIIDGGYLYIAQPPLYKVSRGKSEQYLKDERALEDYLIDAGLDDCVFIPGTGGDRTGRDLRALVDDARVVRSILRNLHSRYNRKVVEQAAITGVLNKSVYGNPENAAAAAQYIATRLDNQAEEVERGWVGQFVEGQGFLFERTVRGVKEAAIIDDALLGSAEARKLDEYAPKLQDVYARSGKLRRKDSEHVVHGPSDLFEAVTEAGRKGISLQRYKGLGEMNPEQLWETTLDTDVRSLLQVKVKEVDEADDIFTKLMGDVVEPRRDFIQEHSLSATIDI from the coding sequence ATGACAGAACCTGCTCGGCAGACGCCTGCCGAAAACGAGCCCTCAAATCCGAGCGATTACGGGGCGGAATCGATCCGCGTGCTCAAGGGGCTCGATGCCGTTCGCAAGCGTCCGGGCATGTATATCGGCGACACCGATGACGGCTCGGGCCTGCATCACATGGTGTACGAAGTCGTCGACAACGCGATCGACGAAGCGCTGGCAGGACACGCCTCGCGCGTCGACGTCGTGCTCAACGCCGACAATTCCGTCACCGTGCGCGACGACGGCCGCGGCATTCCCGTCGACATCCACAAGGGCGAAGGCATTTCGGCGGCCGAGGTCATCATGACCCAGCTGCACGCCGGCGGAAAGTTCGACCAGAACTCCTACAAGGTCTCCGGCGGCCTGCACGGCGTCGGCGTCTCCGTCGTCAACGCGCTGTCGAGCAAGCTCGGCTTGCGCATCTGGCGCGACGACAAGGAACATTACATCGAGTTCGCCCATGGCGATGCGGTCGCACCGCTCAAGGTCGTCGGCGATGCGCCGGGCCGGCGCGGCACCGAGGTGACGTTCATGGCGTCCACCGAGACCTTCAAGAACGTCGAATATGATTTCGCCACACTCGAGCATCGCCTGCGCGAGCTCGCCTTCCTCAATTCCGGCGTCAACATCGCGCTCTCCGACATGCGTCACGCGGTCGAGAAGCGCGAGGAGATGCACTATTCCGGCGGCGTCGAGGAGTTCGTCAAATATCTCGACCGCAACAAGAAAGCCCTGGTGCCCACGCCGATCATGGTGCGTGCCGAAGCCAACGGCATCGGCGTCGAGGCCGCCTTGTGGTGGAACGACAGCTACCATGAGAACGTGCTGTGCTTCACCAACAACATCCCGCAGCGTGACGGCGGCACCCATCTCGCCGGCTTCCGCGGCGCGCTGACGCGCCAGGTCAACGGCTATGCCGAAGCCAATGCGAAGAAGGAAAAGATCGCGCTGACCGGCGATGATTGCCGCGAAGGCTTGACGGCCGTGCTGTCGGTGAAGGTGCCGGACCCGAAGTTTTCGTCGCAGACCAAGGACAAGCTGGTGTCCTCGGAAGTGCGCCCCGTGGTCGAGAACGTGCTCAACGAGGCGCTCCAGGCCTGGTTCGAGGAGCACCCGTCCGAAGCCAAGATGATCGTCGGCAAGGTGATCCAGGCTGCGGCTGCCCGCGAAGCCGCGCGAAAGGCGCGCGAGCTGACGCGCAAGAGCCCGCTGTCGGTCTCCTCGCTGCCCGGCAAGCTCGCCGACTGTCAGGAAAAGGATCCGGCCAAGTCCGAACTCTTCATCGTCGAGGGTGACTCGGCAGGCGGCAGCGCCAAGCAGGGCCGCAACCGCGAATTCCAGGCGGTGCTGCCGCTGCGCGGAAAGATCCTCAACGTCGAACGCGTCCGCCCCGACAAGATGCTGGGCAGCGAGCAGATCGGCACGCTGATCACCGCGCTCGGCACCAGCATCGGCGACGAGTTCTCGGTCGAGAAACTGCGCTATCACAAGATCATCGTGATGACGGACGCCGACGTCGACGGCGCCCATATCCGCACGCTGCTGCTGACCTTCTTCTACCGGCAGATGCGCGACATCATCGATGGCGGCTATCTCTATATCGCCCAGCCGCCGCTCTATAAGGTCTCCCGCGGCAAGTCCGAGCAGTATCTGAAGGACGAACGCGCGCTGGAAGATTACCTGATCGACGCGGGTCTGGACGATTGCGTCTTCATTCCCGGCACCGGCGGCGACCGCACCGGGCGTGATCTGCGCGCGCTGGTCGACGACGCCCGCGTCGTCCGCAGCATCCTGCGCAACCTCCACAGCCGCTATAACCGGAAGGTGGTCGAGCAGGCCGCCATCACCGGCGTGCTGAACAAGTCGGTCTACGGCAACCCCGAGAACGCCGCGGCCGCCGCGCAGTACATCGCGACCCGGCTGGACAACCAGGCCGAGGAGGTCGAGCGCGGCTGGGTCGGACAATTCGTCGAAGGCCAGGGCTTCCTGTTCGAGCGCACCGTGCGCGGCGTCAAGGAGGCGGCAATCATCGACGATGCGCTGCTCGGCTCGGCCGAAGCCCGCAAGCTCGACGAGTACGCGCCCAAACTCCAGGACGTCTACGCCCGCTCCGGCAAGCTGCGCCGCAAGGACAGCGAGCATGTGGTGCACGGTCCGTCCGACCTGTTCGAGGCGGTGACCGAAGCCGGCCGCAAGGGCATCTCGCTGCAGCGCTACAAAGGCCTCGGCGAGATGAACCCGGAGCAACTCTGGGAAACCACGCTCGACACCGACGTGCGCTCGCTGCTGCAGGTGAAGGTCAAGGAGGTCGACGAGGCCGACGACATCTTCACCAAGCTGATGGGCGACGTGGTCGAACCGCGCCGCGACTTCATCCAGGAACATTCGCTCAGCGCGACGATCGATATCTGA
- the murA gene encoding UDP-N-acetylglucosamine 1-carboxyvinyltransferase encodes MAPIQYIVEGGHRLSGSIEPAGNKNSALPIIAAALLTEHPVTLENVPRIRDTETLVELVRSVGASAEWTARNTLHIHAKSIRAADLDPELCVRIRASILLAGPLLARCGEVMLPPPGGDVIGRRRLDTHVLALEQLGAKVTATDRLEFRAPKLTGADVFLDEPSVTATENALVAAVAADGVTYLRNVASEPHVQDLANFLVALGARIEGIGTNTMIVHGPATLGETTYRIQPDHIEVGSLIGLAAVTRSPLRIVGAGVEHLRSIRMGFERLGIVCRVEGDDLIVPSNQTLKIQDDFGGHVPKLEDQPWPAFPADLMSIAIVTATQCEGVILMFEKMFESRMFFVDKLIGMGARIVLCDPHRAIIAGPSRLHGATLSSPDIRAGMAMLLAAVCAEGTSTINNADQIERGYERIDERLNALGAKIRRVPERKG; translated from the coding sequence GTGGCGCCCATCCAATACATCGTCGAGGGCGGTCACCGGCTCTCGGGCTCGATCGAGCCGGCCGGCAACAAGAATTCGGCGTTGCCGATCATCGCGGCCGCCCTGCTCACCGAGCATCCGGTGACGCTGGAGAACGTGCCGCGGATCCGCGACACCGAGACGCTGGTCGAGCTGGTCCGCTCCGTCGGTGCGTCCGCGGAATGGACCGCCCGCAACACGCTTCATATCCACGCCAAGAGCATTCGCGCCGCCGATCTCGATCCCGAGCTCTGCGTCCGCATCCGCGCCTCGATCCTGCTCGCCGGGCCCCTGCTCGCACGCTGCGGCGAGGTGATGCTGCCGCCGCCCGGCGGCGACGTCATCGGCCGACGCCGGCTCGACACCCATGTGCTCGCGCTGGAGCAACTCGGCGCCAAGGTCACCGCGACCGACCGGCTCGAATTCCGCGCGCCGAAGCTTACCGGCGCCGACGTGTTCCTGGACGAGCCGAGCGTCACCGCGACCGAGAATGCGCTGGTCGCGGCAGTCGCGGCCGACGGTGTCACCTATTTGCGCAACGTGGCCTCCGAGCCGCATGTGCAGGACCTCGCCAATTTCCTGGTCGCGCTGGGTGCCAGGATCGAGGGCATCGGCACCAACACCATGATCGTGCATGGACCGGCGACGCTGGGCGAAACGACCTACCGGATTCAGCCGGACCATATCGAGGTCGGCTCGCTGATCGGTCTCGCCGCCGTGACGCGCTCGCCGCTGCGCATCGTGGGCGCCGGCGTCGAGCATCTGCGCTCGATCCGCATGGGTTTCGAGCGGCTCGGCATCGTTTGCCGCGTCGAGGGCGACGACCTGATCGTGCCCTCCAACCAGACGCTGAAGATCCAGGACGACTTTGGCGGCCACGTGCCGAAGCTGGAGGACCAGCCGTGGCCGGCCTTCCCGGCCGACCTGATGTCGATCGCGATCGTCACCGCCACGCAGTGCGAAGGCGTGATCCTGATGTTCGAGAAGATGTTCGAGTCGCGGATGTTCTTCGTCGACAAGCTGATCGGGATGGGCGCGCGCATCGTGCTGTGCGATCCGCATCGCGCGATCATCGCAGGTCCCAGCCGGCTGCACGGCGCGACACTGAGCTCGCCCGACATCCGCGCCGGCATGGCGATGCTGCTCGCCGCCGTCTGCGCCGAGGGCACCTCCACCATCAACAACGCCGACCAGATCGAGCGCGGCTACGAGCGCATCGACGAACGGCTGAACGCGCTGGGGGCGAAGATCCGGCGCGTGCCGGAACGGAAGGGGTGA